CTTTTTATACCGACCTGGAGGAGGCGTTGATGAAGTGGTACAGAATTGCTCAGTGCTTGAATGTGCCTGTAAACGGTCCGATGTTGCGCCTCAAGGCTAACGATTTTGCCCAGAAGCTCGGACACAGTGATTTTAAATGCAGCAATGGCTGGCTCGACCGTTTCAAGTCGAGGTACGGTTTAGTGTTCAGAGGTCAGCCCGTAGAAGTGGCTGCTACTACTGCAGTGGATGCTCCAACTCCTTGGTACCAAAATGTTCTTCCTGGTTATTTAAATGATTTTCAGCCAAAAAACGTGTTTTATATACAGGAGACTGGATTGTTGTATCAGATGTTACCACATAACACGTTTGCATTTAAAGGGGAAACTTGTTCTGTAGGTAAACTAAGTGAAGAGAGAATAACCGTAGCGGTGGGTACAAATATGGATGGCTCTGAGAAACTTCCTTTGCTTGTtataggaaaaaacaaatgtccACAGCCTTTCAAAGATGTGAAGGCGTTACCTGTGGATTATGAAGCAAATGATAAGGCATGGATGACTTCAGAACTGTTTGAACAGTGGATGCATAAACTTGATCACAGATTTCAAGCACAGCAGAGACAAGTAGTTATTCTGGTTGATTCTCTCCCAGCTCACACAGAAGTAAAGAACCTGAAGTCTGTCAAATTAGTGTTCTCTCCTCCAGACTCATCTTCATGTGTAACTACAAAACGAGGGGTTATCAGAAGTCTGAAGGTTAAATACAGGCATTGTCTTATCAAGAGATTTGTTGACTGtgtagaaggaaataaagagtTTATGCTGTCTCTTCTTGATGCAATAGAGATGTTGTACCTGTGCTGGAAGGAAGTAACACCAGAGACTATAGTAAAAAGTTACTCCGAAGCAGGattcaaattaaaaaccaaGGCAAATGGTAATGACACAGAGGTTAAAAGCCATTTTGATTTGATTGCACatgcacaggcagctggagtGGAGTTTCCAGAAGGTTTATCTTTGGAGGACTATGCGGCTCTAGATGACGGCTTGTTAACTTATGAAATGCCCACAAATAATGAAAGGATGTGTGCCAAAGAGAGCGCATCAGATGAAGCTGGGACATTTGCTGGTGATGAAGATGAGGATGAAGGTGATCGATGTCAGGGAGCTGAACAGCCTTTACCATCAAAAAATGAAGCTTTGAGTGCTTTAGATACCCTTCGAAAGTTTCTCAGAAGTCAAGACACAGATGATTCTCTTCACGATTCCCTAGCTGACCTGGAGAATTTTATTCAACATGtagcatataaataaatactttagCAAATTGTGAAAGTatgtaattgaaaaaaacaggaatTATATAAGTAAACAGAAATAGGCGGTTTAATAACAAGTATTGCTGCAATATTCTCTAGTGTGTCTTGCTCAGGTGCTTAATGAAAGAAATTGGAAATTGTGAAAAAGGCTATGGACTGAAGTTTCCACAAAATCACAAGGAAAGAACATGAAATTTGGGTTGGAGAGTGGAAATGAgctgaaactttaaaattataacTGTAGTAAGTACAGTGGAGGGAAAAGCCATGCTTCAAGCAGTTTGGTGCACTCTGGATGAACTAGTGCCCACTTTGAATCCTTTCTTCAGGAAGAGATTAGCACTTCTTCACATTGATAATTTCACTGGTGTATTAGGTGTTGTTGACAGTGGAACAGTAAGTGTTAGCTTGGTGCTTTTGATACTTAAAAAATtgaataacacagaaaatacatgctTAACTTCTGAGAgctaagggtttttttaaaataaggggGGGTTGTCCTGGTTCAAGAATTCTGGCCATAGTTTATTCTTGCAGCAGAAAGTTAGCAGATTtggatgtgttttgttttctttaagctgCTCCTGTGTGAATATACACAAATGGCATAATCATTTATCTGAGAGTCAAAAGACAAACAAACCTTTACATAGCCTTTGAAGAGGTCAAAAAGGAAGGTCATTCTCTCCCTTTCAGCCTTTTTGGTATTTGGATTTCAGGTAGGCCCTTCTGTGCAACTCCATGTAGTGCTACggtaaatacaggaaaaaatcagCCTGTGTAGTATCTGCACTCAAAACCTTACTGACTCTTATAATTTACTACAGTTGTAGGCTTTGTTGTAGGATTCAACACACCAACGTGGTTTATTATTATAAGTACCCTTAACAAGGATGCTGTTTGCATGAATGCAGTGTGAAGTTGAGCAAATCACAGTACATTTACATGTCTTCAAGTATGCATTTCAAGTAATGGTAATCATACCAGAGCCAAAAATCTCCATTTATATGAGACATAGTGCTTGtgactttttttcaaaacctgttttaaatattttccgtatctatcaatttattttttttcagaagttagagataataatttttctaaattagaggaagaagaaaatattttatggaagGCCTTTAGGAAATCTATGTAATAAAGAATCTATTATGGTGCTTATAATTAAACCATGAGAAACAATCTCTTGCTTGTTTGAATCTTCAGTTCAATAAATAGTTTGGCTAAAGCTTtacttttcttactgttttcttgctgttcttgcTAGTGGAAGACAGTTTATCCatttataaaagcatttcagaaaatatatgaaaatgttGGAAGACAGTGAAAATATTGGAGGGGGTTAGAAAATTCCTATGGCATACATAAACTTTATGAATATTTTACTAGaacctctaaaaaaaaaaatttcttgttATGAAGTATCTGATGTGAATTCCATCCAAAGGATATTCTGATTAAATAAgatatttctgttgaaattccAGTACATGAAGTCACACACAGAGATACATTGATTCTGTGAAAGAAGTACCCCTCTGCGTTATCTCTTTTAACTATTATTATGTTAAAATCCAAATCCAAAGTCTTTTAAATTCTGAAGCTGTGTCAAATAAATCAACacattttgcttgtttaaatACTTTGGAACAAGCTTATgaaaagtactttttattttggctAAACTTGTTTGAAGTTCATATAAATCCCACAGAGCCCTATGGATAATTTTCCTGTAGTaattttttgatttaaaatgtatggttttctttgcaacagCTTCTCCTGCTAAAGGCAAGTTGAGGGAAAAGTTTCTATTAGCCATACAGTAAATGTGCATACTTTTTAAGATTTGACTCCATGTGGACCTCATTAGCCTGGGATCCAGACGAGGAAACTCTCTGTTTCCTTCTAAGAGAACTTTGAGTGTGAAAGTGTTGGACCCGAGTGAGAAAGACCTGCATAAGTAAGCAGCAAATCTTGGTTAAACAAGGGTTCAATCTACAAGAAGTGTAATCTTTGCAAGATGAAGCTCAGATAATCAGGAAACGGGAAATAATGTTAGCTGGTAACAAGGGAAGTGTATTACTAAGGGCTGTGAGATTTCCTCATGAGAACAACAGGAAGGATTTACTAATTTGGCCTGGACTTTGAAGGTGAGTTGTGgaacttgctttaaaaaacatacaatcCATCGAAATCATGTATCTTTAGAGAATATATGACTTTTTCCTAGATTACTAGTTCATTCTGGGAAATCAAGCTAAAATGCGCTCACTgaaactgttgggtttttttaggtcAGACACTTCATATTCTAATGCTATAGCTTTCAAAACCGTTTGGGAGCCCAAATAGTTCTTTTCACTTGGATTTTGGTCACGTTTGTAGTCAGAGAATGTGAAATCCATTTTGAAGCTTGTTGCTGTTTCAGGTGTTTGTTGACAGGGAAGTGCAGACTCCTCAGATCCGAAATGCTAGCAGTGAAAAAGGAAGTGGTATGCTATGTAAATGTTACTTTGTGTACACAGTTTGAgctagagattttttttacattatctAGGTAAAGCACCAGGACAGTGGTTTTTCGCATCTGGGGCGGTATCTTGGAGGGAGAGAGAGCATATTGCTTTAGACAGCaccatatttaaaaagaagaacCTTCTCTACAAAAGGCAGGTTACTAAGGCTGTCATTTGCTTAATACTTCAGGTATTCGTTTGGACAACTGTGTGCTCTTTCCTATATGCTCTTCTACTTTACGCTATGGTTAGATAATAATTCTGTGTTTTGGCATAGTCAGTGAGGTCACTTTCAGTAACCCAAAGTGACTTCTAGAAGTgtgaactgaaaatacaaagttttaaaaatataacttgACTTCCAAAAAAGgccaaaatagaaaaaaatatttggaaagtaTGTTTCGTATAATCAAAAGCATCCTCAGAGTCATTCTTGAGACAAGTAACCTGTAAAATCAaatatgcttttcaaaatacatctgcatttgaaaattttaataaatattacagtgtttctgatttttttttttttgagtgttaCTGTTGTGTGCAGTTCTGGTTATTTACCTTTCAGATCTATAAAACTACATCTCCTTTTACAACTGTTACTCAAAGGTTACTCACCTTCTCTCTGGTAAAAGGAAATTAACAAGTTTTTGCATCCTTAGGCAAAAATAGAAGAGAGGGGATGGTCAGGGGTTTATAGGACAGCAATCTATACGTGCCTATATACCCAATATTTGTGATAAATAGGTAATTGAGGGAGTAATTAAGTCAATGGTTTCTCATTATTATGTAAGTCCTCAGAATTAGTCTCAAACACTCAGAATCTTCagtggttttaaattttaactgCAATATTTTCATACATCTACATTAAATTATAACCTTAAAATATTGGTAAAATAccttcaagattttttttggtggttgtgtGCATTGAAATGGCAGAGTGAATATTGGCCTGCTCAACACCTAACTAAAAAACGGGGTGAGTGGGCAACCGTGGCACGCAATGACAGCGTTTCACcgtattttcttcctttcatatCAATAAAAAGCTGGTGCTTCCTATTTTGGGGACATCGTTGTTAAAGGAAGACTTTGCAAAGTTCTTATCAGGAACTGAATGGTGCTGTCACCAGAGAAGAGGTTTTATATTTAATCGAGGAAGTCATGTGTATCTAGGTGTTTTAATATGCCTATTTTGGGTGTTTCTTCCTtgaaaatcagaacaaaacGCAGTCAATTCAGGAGCAAACAAATCTAATTGAAATTTTGGTGATGTGATGAGTGATAGCGCACTTCTACCAATACCTTCATTAACAATAGAAAGATCTTGGCGACAGATGAAAAGATAACAATTTTATGTCCAACAGCCTATGTTTTTACATGTAGTTTTTATATTGCTAAAGCAGTGTCATGTAGACATGTGATTCCCTTTTGCTGCTGTAATGCACTGTGGTATAACCACATCATTGTTCTGTAAGTTTACTAATTTGGGTGTAGCTCATTGCCCTTATTGCTAGTACAGTTGCTCCGTTTGAGATGTATTTTCTCTGTCACAACTGTAGCTGTGTAATGGTATTGGTCTATTTAGAACCGTACAACTTCTGGGTTAGGGCAGAGTGGGAAAACCAGTAGCGTATGCCAAATTTTTCATAGCTGTGTCACCTCTGCTCCTTGAGCGGAATGGAGAAGTGTAAATTACAAATTACTGCGATCAGTAAAGTGAACAAATACCATGCTGAATTACCACATCTGCTGAGTGAGAAGGTGCcatatttacaattttttaaatgccttactgtgttttaaaacgTTTTGGTTGAAAGGCACGCTCTTCCTAAGCTTTCGTGCTGTCCTACCTCTGGCACAGCTTTCCAGCCTTGTTGTGTGAGTAGCACCGAGGGGAACAGGTCAATCCCCTCTCTGCACACATAGCTACAACCCATGCAAATTGTCACCCTGCACGCAGGCGGTCGGCCGCATCGCTGGGGAGGTGAGCTCCAGGGCTGGCGGCTGTCCTCCACCTCTGCGTTTGCGTTGCTTTGTGTGCCTGTGCGAGCACTTGGTTACAATTACGGGGGTAGTGACTCATCTGTCTGGGAAAGTTGTGGTCTGGTGGGGTGGTGCAACCTCACCCCAAACGTGGGATGAAACACCATTCGTAATACATCGATCGGCTCTGGAAACTCTGCAGGACCCAGGATTACTGATAGAGACATCccaggaggggaggaggagggcttGGCGCTCCTGggccctgcacagcagcaaagctgaagaGCCCTACTGTCTGGAGAAGTTCTTGCAAAACACTCGCTATGCAGGAAGGATTACTTCGACGTGTGATAACTAGTTGCTGGATTTCTCACCTGAAGTCAGCCACTTCTCTTGAGACGTGTGTGGTGGGGCTGCCACC
The Falco rusticolus isolate bFalRus1 chromosome 1, bFalRus1.pri, whole genome shotgun sequence genome window above contains:
- the TIGD4 gene encoding tigger transposable element-derived protein 4 translates to MAEAAGSPLPAPAVRRKKSISIEEKIDIISAVESGEKKADIAAKYGIKKNSLSSIMKNKEKVLEAFESLRFDPKRKRLRTAFYTDLEEALMKWYRIAQCLNVPVNGPMLRLKANDFAQKLGHSDFKCSNGWLDRFKSRYGLVFRGQPVEVAATTAVDAPTPWYQNVLPGYLNDFQPKNVFYIQETGLLYQMLPHNTFAFKGETCSVGKLSEERITVAVGTNMDGSEKLPLLVIGKNKCPQPFKDVKALPVDYEANDKAWMTSELFEQWMHKLDHRFQAQQRQVVILVDSLPAHTEVKNLKSVKLVFSPPDSSSCVTTKRGVIRSLKVKYRHCLIKRFVDCVEGNKEFMLSLLDAIEMLYLCWKEVTPETIVKSYSEAGFKLKTKANGNDTEVKSHFDLIAHAQAAGVEFPEGLSLEDYAALDDGLLTYEMPTNNERMCAKESASDEAGTFAGDEDEDEGDRCQGAEQPLPSKNEALSALDTLRKFLRSQDTDDSLHDSLADLENFIQHVAYK